ttgggaattgaaagcaatggagttctagaacactgacttagaattctgaaaaaaaaatcaaaaataccTTGAAAGTGTTAATGCAGTTTTTTCTTGCCTCAcacctgtccctctctctgtctctttctccctctcccgcaGATTCCAGTGCTTTTGAGCTGCTGAAGGCGGCAGAGGGGGTGGTGCAAGAGGATGTGCAGCTGTCCTGCACTCCTCCTTCTGCCACTCTTTTTCCCCCACTACCTGGCTCCTCAACTCTCCCTGTCTGGTCCGTAAAGAAACAGGGCAGGTGGGAGAGGATCTATCCCAAAgttgtggaggagggggagacaAACGGCGATGGCAGAGTCCGATGGGCTTCTCCCTCAAACCTGATTGATGATTGGTCAGTTATAATGAGCGGTGTCACCGTGGAGGATTCGGGAGTATACCGGTGTGAGTGGGCCGGGGAGAGCCAGCTGTGGTCAGAGAAAGTTGAGCTCACTGTAAAACGtaagttattattattgatttttgcagttaataataatgattataataatatcatttatatattatagATAATAATATTAGTGTCTTGTCATCATCATTTGTGCCAATATTGAATTCCTCTGTTTGGCCTCCCATGTGTCTGTCTCAGCCGCCCCAACTGAGCCACCCCCCCGTTGCCGTGGCTACAATACACCATGGGAACGGTGTGGTCCGGAGAGCAGTCAGACCTCAGGGAGAGCAATGCTACAGGAGTCGCTGTCGGAGTTCTCCTTCAAACTCTACTCCCACCTCAGCCAATCGGAGCGCTCCAAGAACATGCTCTTCTCGCCGATCAGCATCTCCTCGGTGCTGATGCACCTGCTGTTGGGTGAGAGGGAGTGCAGAGGGGTGTGGGTTCGTGgtgatggggagggggcagatcAGAGGAGGTGTGTCTTTGCCACGTCCTTTTCCCATTCCCAAAGAACCATCTCCacgttctctgtctctctgcaggtgctcGCGGAAATACCCAGGTGGCCCTGGAAAGTGCCCTCCGTCTCCCGCACTCGTTCACCTGTCTTCACCAGGAGATGAAGAgtctgagagagaaactgagagacaGCGTGGAGGTGGCTTCCAACATCTACCACAGCCCTGGTACCAGCACCTTCAGTTAAGGGGTTTACCCTGGTACCAGTGCCTTGGTTAAGGGGTTTGTACTGGCACCAGTACCATAGAAAAGGAGATAACCTGGTAATAGCAAACAAAGGGAGCAAGGGACCAGAGGATTACCACCCCAAGTGGGAAGgtaggggagagagtgagggagaggtagaTTAAGAGGTAGatatatgaagaaaaataaggCCCCATTGATTGCCTGTCAGTGAAAGCAACGATGAAGCCACTTTGTCTATGATGTCAAAACAGTAACGGTTGTGCATACTGTGAACAGACTGCCGAAGAGTACTGTAATTCTCCGTCTCtccattttcttgttttctctctgtctttctcagaGTTACAGTTGAGCCAGATGTTCATCAACCAATCGCAGCTCTTCTACGACGCAGTGCCCGAGAAGCTGACCAATGACAGTGATTTGAACGCAAGGCTAATAAATGAGTGGGTGGCAGGGAAGACCAACAATATGATCACAGACCTTGTGGACTCCGTCTCGTCCAACACCATTCTGATGCTGCTCAACACCGTCTACTTTAACGGTTGGCCTTCTGCGTGTTTCTACTGCTATTGTCGTTACGGCTgcagcttttattttcattgattattgcattttgaattttgtgtcGTGAGCGAGCGCTAAGTTCACAAGGAAAACGTGTATGACATATGCTGAAGTAGTCTTGTGTAGTTGTTGGTTTGCCTTGCATCGCAATCAGTCTGTTGGACgtatttttaatgttctggGAAATCTAAGACTTGTTTCTGGATTTTAATAGGAATTGAATATTATGCATATTCAGCCTTGCCTGCACTTTTAGGGGTATTCATTtgctgtatttaaataattttgcatgccatgacaaaaatttattttataaagcacAATAGGCTAGATGACACTATTAGAGGTTTTTGACCCAAATCTAATAGAAAAGTGTATTAAAATCTGCTTGTGATTGCACAGAAAGCTCGATGGGCTCAAAATGTGATGCCAGTCCAACGCTACCTGACACACTGATTCATAGATTCACACTGATAGCGATTACTTAGTGTGTGTTTTAGGGCATCGTTGCCCAGAGTAAAGCAATATGGTTTCCTGAGGTCTGTGCTAATTCTGGTAATATGTTCAGTGTTTAATATCAGGGCCAACAATTTAACATTGTTTTGATTTGTCTGATgatcgttctctctctctctctctctctctctctctctctctctctctttcttttaaatTCTCTGTGGCAGGGAAGTGGAAAATGATGTTTGACAAAAAGACTATGAACGCTCCTTTCATTACACTAACAGGAGATATGATGTCTGTGCCGGTATTGTACAGCAGTAAATACAAGCTGGCCCATAGATACAGTTCTCACGTCAAAGCTCAGGTACTTAttattaatgatttaaaaaatgtataaaattcattttcatgaatttaaattaattaattaaaataaaaatacatgtgcTATTTGTGCATCATGCTTTCTAGTATATAAACATACAGGTTTGTGTTCACTATCATGTTCTGTAGCTACTTACGTTCTTGTAAATCTGCTGAAAGCACACGTGTACTATATTTTGCGAGTCACTTTGGATAAGTGCATTCAATGCACActtattgtgtattgtgttgaTATGTGTTTGACTAGGGTTGAGCTGATGAGTGTGAGAGAATTTATCAGATATGTGTTATCAGTATAGTTATTAGATTAAAcaatattgatatcaaaaattcTCATCTGTCTCTTCTTGCCACTCTGTACTTCCAGCGTTTGCAATTATTAACTGTAGCTCATAAGACTCTGTAAAAGTAGTTGACGATGATGAgatgtaataataaaataaaagtataataatGATCTCTCTCTTATTCAAATCATGACAATTTATTTGTGCTTTACTGGCAAAATACACAAAGCAAATAATAACACTACAGCATAACGAGATCAGTAACATCTGTAATAATAATCTCTCCCACCAGGTGGCAGCATTCCCTCTGTCCGGGCGAACGACTCTCTACATCTTGCTCCCACATTCGGTCTCTCTGAAGCACCTAGAAGAGCTAGAGGATGGACTGGATGACCAAAGCGTGCGGGCGATGGTGAAAGAAATGGAGAAGACTCCAACTGAAACAGCTGAGGTCACGCTGCCCAAGATCCATCTCAGCATCAAAACCAACCTGATGGAGATTCTGGACACCATGGGTATGAGTGTaatgcatgtctgcatgctaCATCACAAGTGTAACAATCTGTGTACAGCTAAATGCGAAGGTTTTTAcccagggccggccctaggattttggtatGGCCCTAAGCAAAGCTGTCAGAgcagggggaatgggggggtcgcttggtaaaatccttcttacattacattgtcatgaaatgttctgttgccattccattcGAAATTTATACCGCGAGTTCCACGATAGGAGATGAATAATGTtattacgaaaataacgttatttaccttagataaacattggatcgtgtggccctcCCCCCAGCGggtgtggccctaaacaaccgcatagaccgtttatgccacgggccggccctgcattTCCccagtttttgttattttggctgtgCACTCCAGCACGTTGGATTTTCTTTCGCCTCATGAAGCCCAGCTTTACTGACATTGACACTTGTCTGgacctcatgttgagagacaacagcaaggCTCCTAATGCAAGCCCCACACCTAGAATCAGCTCTAcgctgttttcttgttttcttgtgCATTAACTAATGaggcaaagacacacagctggccaagaaacagctgagcagccaatcgtccaattacttttgcttccCTAAAATGGGGAAACTATGTACAAAAAAGCTGTAATtcctcaaaaatgaatttactgTTACCGTTACACAATATACCTTCCAACTAGTGTGTGCATCAgagtataaaaatgctgaatgtCATGGATTTTTGACCCCGCCCCATCTCAGTCTTGCATCCTATGACTGACAGGTCCTATATTGTTGGGCTGGACAGAGCCAGTGTGGTTTTGGCTGGGAAATTGTAGTTCCTTTTCAAGAATGTTGTTAACTGTAGCGCCAATCTgtgtgcgtctctctctctccccccatctctccccctcgctctcaattaaatttttcaatttcaaagtgctttattggcaggacgAATATTGGCACTTGGGTTGCCAAAGCAGAAGTTACAAAGTACATCtatatacaaaatatgaatGCTGGATTATGAATTGGTCTCCGTTGGAATAATAAGACTCACCCCTccccttctgtttctctctctctctctctctctctctctctctctctctctcccgccctcccacactctctctctctctctctctctctctctctctctctctctctcgctctcgctctcgctctctctctccctctcgctctccctatctcgctctcgttctctctccccctcaggtCTGTCAGATCTCCAGTTCGACCCTAATCTGTGTGGCCTGTCCTCAGAAGACAGGAAcccgcccctctccctgtcGGACGCCCAGCACCGCGCCTTCCTCTCGCTGACGGAGAAGGGCGTGGAGGCCGGGGccgtctcctccctctccttctcccgcaCCTTCCCCTCCTTCGCCGCCCTCCGGCCCTTCGTCCTGCTCCTGTGGAACGAGCAGGTTAACGGCCCGCTCTTCCTCGGGAGAGTGACAGAGCcctgaaagagtgagagagtgagagagagagagagagagagagagagagagagagagagagagagagagagagagagagagagagagagagagagagagagagagagagagagagagagagagagagagagagagagagagagagagagagagagagagagagagagagagagagagagagagagagagagagagagagagagagagagagagagagagagatggggtggaaggaaggaagaatgGATAAGCATGCAAGAGGGAGGAGActgagagtcagagagagagggagagatctttttttttttagctgtcgCTGTTGTAGTCTGGTATCTGAACCAATAAtcataatttagaaatgtgattTGACATCATGAATCTAATCTATACATGCAGATAATGGCAAAACtaacaaagatgaaaaaaaaaacttaaataattttcttttactGCGAACAAAGGAGGCTCTTCTCAGTGGGGAGAGAAAGCAATTGTGGTGGAATTAAACTGAGTATTATATACGAGAGAAACTGTCTTCACTAACTTACCCAAAGTAATAACATGTCTATACTTTACGGACAATTATTGACACAGGAGATTTCAGGgatcttttttttcatcactaCATCGATATGGTTTAGTCACATGGAAGCATGCAACTTTATTAGATTCTGAGTCATGGGACAATTGCGGTTCATAACAGCTGTATGAGGATTTTACACGTGGGTGGAAAAAATCCCagaataaacaagaaaatacaatggTTTTTCCAAAACCCCAACCATGTAATTTTCTAGTCTTACATGGAGACAAGTAGAGAATGATGACTGTTCTTTGATTGTTGTGacaatttgaatgcataacactcAACACACTGCAGTATTAAAAATGTTAGAGGAAAACACTGTGTAATTATGTGtaataaagaaatataatttaccATTTGCAACAATAACCCTTCTTGTCCTCTGGGTTTCTCTGTCTGCACCACTGAATACTGTCTGTTCGggaaggcagtgtgtgtgcatgtagatttgtgtctgtgtgtgtgcgtgcacatatTTGTGTGAGTAATTGCTTTTAATAATGACCATGAAAGTAGCGTGTATGCCCTTATGGGTGTAATCTAGTTGTGATAACGGTTTATATTGAGTGTTGCGCCTGGAGACTTGTACACTTGTACACTATCTTAATTGCATTTAGGCTTTATGGCACCTTTTAGGCAACTCTTTATGAAGACTTATGCTTTTCTATTTGCCCTGTATCTGCGAATGCTCAGTAAAATaccaacaacaataataataataataataataataatcgttaACTGTCGGAATtgttacaataacagaaaaTGATTCCATTTGACCCAGCACGTTATGGCATTAGTATCTTGCACATTTATAACAggcattatattatattatatatagattatattttaacatgtaaaatgttaaaatatcaGCTGGTGAGtcaagaatttaaataaatgtaatgtccacTGCAAAGTGTGCTCTACTCTGAGGTGAATGGAGACAAATAAGAACCAATGAGGACTGAAAATGTTCCATGACGGCTAGTTGTCAAAACATTGTAAAACACAGGCCACCTTCCATTCTGGCCACTGCGGTTACAGTGCCATGACATTGAAGGTTTCTTTATCTCGCAGTAAatggaaaacacatttatactTCCTTAGCTGATGCCCTTGCGGCTAGCattatccttttttatttttgtaaacaaattCACTATTTTACAGCAGCATATTCACAGAGGCAAGTTTTagggtttccccccccccccccccttgaatCAAAGTTCTGGCCCTTCAGATTCAAGGGCATAAACGCAGTGGTTCACAAGGGATTAAAAAGCTATGACCTACAACTTGGATTCCGCTCTGGCTCCAACAGCTATCTCTGTTTTGCAGGAGCTGAACCTGGGTCTAATACTTCAGGAGAAGCTATACCAGCAATTTAGTATCTATTTACTTGAGCAAAATttcactgaggaaaaaaaataaagtactggaaacatgaaaaatgtcctGATATCACACCTAAACAAGCCCTGTTTATTCAGCGTCATTACATCCAAACATCCGTCCCCATTTTCTAAAATGCACTCTGCTGTCTCACCGCTGTAAAATATGACTGCAGCTAAATGCTAATGTTATTATTCTCATTGCTCAATGCATTATTTGGAAAGATATCAAGAGAGTGTAATGGCAGACTggtggcagtgtaatataaaGCTTGGGGAACGGGGGGCTGGAGATTCCCAGGTGGCACACTGTTGTACtagtacccttaagcaaggtgaTTTGCCTGAATtgattcagtaaaaatatcctCCTGTATAAATTGATGgtatgttaaaaaatgaattaaaaaaagccATCTACTTCACACTGGACAAGGGCATCTGCAAAGTTTGCAGAATGtaagtgaaaattaaatttttccACAAACAATTAAAGTCCACTTACAATTAAATCAGTGGTGTTCTTGGTGTTCTCAAGTAGCGTTTTCCATTGTGTTGTTGACTTTCTCCAAGCCAGAGGGCGCTCATATGTAGAATACCATTCCTGTATGTTCTACGACTTTATAGTCAATTAAATTCATGgaaattgtttgtgtgtctgcacattGCGTGCTAATTAAATGTTGAGGTCAGTTAGCACGACACAAACCCAGGCTTCACAACGCTGTTCAGATTCAGTTTATTTGAGCTGTAATTACATAGAACCACCACATGATGGCAGCCATATCACATGTTCCACGAAGACAGTCGGGTGACAGTACAGGGCAGCGACTGGGGTACGCACACACCTTTTCCGTGAGTGAAACGTTTGCATAATGCTGCTGCGAATTTCAGCTAGGCTCTTTCACACATTTTCCAATTTAAATCCTTTTAAATCGTTTTGTTCCTGCATCGTCCTCCTTTAAAGAGGAGTCTGAGACATCATAAAACGGCAGTTGAGAttacaaaacaagcaaaaacataCTAGTATGATGAATTAAAATCCAGTACCCTGAATCAcccagtacaaaaaaaagaaacaaaagaaactaaattaacAGCAAATTGtgcagctgtaaaaaaaacaaaaaaaatacataaatgataaaacaaataatgcaaTGTTATTACTATCAGAGAAACAGGGCTTGCAATACAGCACCCTTCACACATGCATGGCTGTACCATGAAACAATGTCTGTGGTAACTGCCGCACTCAGCAGTTTAAAgttacagtgagagagagagagagacagagagagagatagagagagagagacaatccTCTTCATGCTGGATTCTGAAATGAGCGTTTGCATTACTGACGACACACACATCACTATTCCCAAGTGCATAGAGGCACAGGGAGCGGTCCCGTGTGCCCATGGATGTGCTTCTACAGCAGGGTGCGTCAAACTCGTGGAACTCCAAGGCCTGCGGGCCCTACCCAGGCCCtgctaccgtcctgtaggtttggGTTCTCTCGCCCATGCGTGCCCGCAGTGTGGTGCCACCCCATACCTGGGATGGCATGGACACTGCCGAGTCTCTCCATTCACAGTAACGTAGGGCTGGCGCAAAAATGCCACTGTGGTCCTCAGCGGTACCGTCACAATATAATTGcacaccaatttttttttttttttttttttttttttttttaaacaagcataaAATGAAGCCAAATGCAATAGCCAAACAGAACCATTCGATGTTCAAAACCAaaagatgttttcattttttttttctttgttggaggacaaaaataatgtctgtgggtgtgtttggtgtgctttcattattattttttaaaccccagtttcattctctttctttcgCCGCATCGGAGAAGATTGCCAATGCGCTGAGCTTTTCCAGTTAGGCTGCGGCTCCCCTGCTCAGAATCGCTGTGACGTGCTCGGATCTGAATGTAGTCCACGACTGTCCCCAAAGCACCGCCTCAGTCTCTTAAAGGGCCGGTGCAGCGGGACTCATCCTGCGTGGCAAAATCCCGTCTTCACCCAGAATCCAGGGCAGAGAGAAGACGAGTCCTCCCAGTCCCACAGGCGGCCTAATCCTGCTTCCATGCTGGATGTCCTTGCAGTCTGAATtcagcatgaacacacacacacacacgtgcacatgcacacacacatgcgctcacacacacagatgcacacacacgcacacacttgctcacacgcacgcacacacacacacaccacatgcacacacacatacgctcacacacgtgcacatgcacacgcacatgcacacgcacacacacgctcaggcatgcgcacacacagaaagtgCTGTGCTGTACCCCAAATCCCACCCCAGAGGCATAGTACTCTCTTTTCCTCCTTCATGGCCTGATACAGGTTCATTACAGCATCACAGCAACTTGAGCATGTTATACTGATGGAAGAATGTACCTCACCTTGTATGGCTTAGATGTacattaaatatgtaataaataatacaatatataatatttctattaatgtaatattaatgtaTCCTCAAAAATAgaactgcagtctctctctctcgccattCCTCCCTTtcgttctctctctgcctctctttctcactctctcactctctctcatgctccTCGCTGCTTACAGCTGAATGTGCATGCTGACGGACGGGCGGACGGACGAACTCGGTACACGGACGGACACAAAGACGATTTGTGGAGAGGCacacggacggacagacagacatacagacagacagacccacGGATTTCTACAGAGCGACCGGATAActcgacgggggggggggggggcacgcacAAAGGAAGGGGGCACACACAGCCGCGCGCGAGAACAGATGGGGATGCGTTGTGCTTAATCTTGTGCTGCCGAAACGACTGCAGTCGAATTGACGGAGGCTGTAATTAGGACCCGCGATCACAGCCGGCTGTGGTAACCCTTTACACAAAGTGTCCCTCTCAACACTCACGTATAAGTAAGCAACTACCGTGCAAattacacacacgtacacttaACGACCGTCCAAACTCATTTCCGAAGTTTAGGTGTGCATGCTGGagtcggggggggagggggggaaggaaagGCGTGTAACATTCACGATGACGCCGGCGAAATCACGAACGTGAGCGCAAAGTCGAAGGCAGGCTCGGGGAAACGCTGTTTCCCAGGCTGCTGAATCAACACAAACATCATCCACAAAAATAACATCTgagtgtgcattttaaaatgtccgtAAAAAAGACACTTAATATAAACtgttgccattattattattattattattattagtattattagtattataattattattattgcagctACTGTGCAGTGGGTAATTAGCCAGAAgatatatatttgaattatcTGGATATCATTTATTGTtagttattatatatatttgtgtgtgtgtgtgtttttgtgggaggagggggggtttgcatcAAGGTGTGttcctgtatgtgtgcatgcctgtttgtttgtatgtgtgtgcgtgtgcgtgtgtgtgtgcgcgtgtgtgtgcgtgcgtgcgtgcatgtgtgtatgtgtgtatgtatgtgtgggtgcgtgtgtgtgtgtgtgtgtgcatcagtcaCTGCTGGGGGCACACTGCTGTGTGAGAGTATGCCAGTACTCCACTTTCTTCCCCGCGTGCTTCAGACACTCGAACCATTGCTTCAGCCTATCTCCTTTAGCATTGATTCCCAGCTCCACTCCTcctgagagagtgagtgagagagagagagagagagagagaagttgagaaagagaaaaggacagaagagagagaaacagaaggggAGGGGTGAGTCTTATTATTGCagaaaatggatgaaaacaATTGATCACTCATTCCTCTGCTGCCTGCTGCTGTAGAGCATTCCAAGACTGAGCCTGCCACTGTTACTGAGAGCCCTGTGGGCTTGCTGAAGGGACGGACAGGTGCAGGGCGGTCTGGTGGAGGGGCTGTCCCACACCCCTGCAGGGGCTGTCACAAAACCtgtctctccacctcccccgGGGACCCAGGCCTCTCCACGGCGCGTCCAATTTACCGGCGCCGCCGATCGATTCTTCTGCTGGCGTACTGTCACAGAGAAACCCACACCGCaaaatgcacatgtacacacgcacacacacacacacacacacacacacacgcatgcacacacacacacacatacacacacacacacacacacacacacacatacacacacacacacacacctacacacactcacacggacacacacacacacacacacacacacatacatacacacacacacacacacacacacctatacacacacacacatacacacacacacacacgcacacacctacacacacacacacacacacacacacacacacacgcagctgtTCCATTGTGGAACTAGCTGCACCAGGGCATCTGCCACACAGACCAGGCTCTTCCCACAGCCAGGTGGTCCAGGAGAATCACCTCAGAGGGAACACAGGCCACCATGCGTCTCTGTCAGGACGTTTAGCCCCTAAGCAGAACGGACACAGACACTAcctctctgtctccgtctctcATCTTTTCcgtctgtctctccttctcctctatCCCCTGTCCACCGctgtgtctctcccccctctccacctttCTGTCTAGCCTCGTATCCACAGGTTATAAATACTTTATATGCACATGAGACGAGGCGGCACCTGTTCCGCCCCCTTTGCCGAGCTCCTCCATGCGAATGAACGCATGCCTTAGTAAGCACAACTTACTAATGACTCGCTCTGGCACTGGTACtgcttgaaataaaaataaaaatactcacAGCCAGAAAAACGACCGTCTGAAAGCATAATTATCACAGCCATAGACAGTTTTCTCAGGCCTTCTCATTTATGCGAATCACACATTCTGTGTCATTTATAGCCCCACAGATGAAAATAGCATACGGCTGATTATTCATATACAGtcatttccaccgcaggaatgGATATGGCCCCAAGcctttagttgttttttttaatttcctgacTGCTCTCCAATGTATGGAACTCACAACTTCCTGTCCTATTCACTTCACTGACGCCATACCTCtcaactccaccccccccccccatcccctgaGGATCCCCTCCATCTCCTTCCACCCTTTCACACtctcctcatctctccctctcattcccctctctctcaccttcttcTTCCACTTCACGTTCTCcactcgccccccaccccccccacccccccgcagctctccctcccccccacccccctcctcttcctcattccctctctcacctATGAAGTCGTTGCTCATTCCCAGGTCATAGTCCCACACCGAGATCTCCAGGGTCTTCTTGGCCAGCTGGTCGTGCGGAACATCGTACACAAACTCCTGTAGGGAGAGCGCGGTGAAGGATTTGACGGCTCGCACACACAGCCGGTGAGCGCAGCCATCGCAGATGGAAGAATCAATCTCATCTCGTGAGCACGGCCTCCTGGGGCACACCATGACAAATCCCTCTAAAATGCTCTGGCGATAAGAATCAGCTGATTATAGGAACCAAATCAACTGGAACACATGCCGAAGCACGCGAGCCACCAGTCCTCGGCTGTGGTATTACGGTAAATTGCCATGCTGTGGAATAAATCTTTACTGGGTAATGAGGAGAAAGGGCCGAACCTCATTGAACTCCGGGTTGAGCGTTTTCTTCTTAACAGACGTTTTGTTCTTGGATTTCTTCCCCATGTCAGGCTGCAGTATTCTGGGAGAGAGGGTGttcagtgagaaagagaaaaagatggctattttttttttccacacaaaga
This region of Anguilla anguilla isolate fAngAng1 chromosome 5, fAngAng1.pri, whole genome shotgun sequence genomic DNA includes:
- the serping1 gene encoding plasma protease C1 inhibitor, whose translation is MKYSVSVCALSLLLFIELPSHLAKTNPVLSLPSKSTLVLPCLPPTAPELSEASITWTFTPESQTQNGSSPILLGPPSYLLPGIYQESIRLSIPTVGMKDEGTYTCVIEGWKDERSVKLRNSFSVHVYDSSAFELLKAAEGVVQEDVQLSCTPPSATLFPPLPGSSTLPVWSVKKQGRWERIYPKVVEEGETNGDGRVRWASPSNLIDDWSVIMSGVTVEDSGVYRCEWAGESQLWSEKVELTVKPAPTEPPPRCRGYNTPWERCGPESSQTSGRAMLQESLSEFSFKLYSHLSQSERSKNMLFSPISISSVLMHLLLGARGNTQVALESALRLPHSFTCLHQEMKSLREKLRDSVEVASNIYHSPELQLSQMFINQSQLFYDAVPEKLTNDSDLNARLINEWVAGKTNNMITDLVDSVSSNTILMLLNTVYFNGKWKMMFDKKTMNAPFITLTGDMMSVPVLYSSKYKLAHRYSSHVKAQVAAFPLSGRTTLYILLPHSVSLKHLEELEDGLDDQSVRAMVKEMEKTPTETAEVTLPKIHLSIKTNLMEILDTMGLSDLQFDPNLCGLSSEDRNPPLSLSDAQHRAFLSLTEKGVEAGAVSSLSFSRTFPSFAALRPFVLLLWNEQVNGPLFLGRVTEP